From Myxococcus stipitatus, one genomic window encodes:
- a CDS encoding SGNH/GDSL hydrolase family protein translates to MTLAACSGAPAVTPLSWVTVPASDARVQYIGRAHDSGRGVVLSHPGSTVRARFWGDGLRLRLDDAGAGGEAGTNYFDVSIDGAPPTLLEVRAGQPLYPLASELPVGLHTVELLKRTESLVGTSEFVALEVHGELREPPARSPLRFEFIGDSITCAYGTGRSFIPQPPPWRAPTFTSRNQDPRLGYGWLTAQAFGAEPTFVCYSGHGIYRNLDQTTSGLLPAVYELAVPDSQARWDFTGPSPDVIVINAGTNDAFAGSGTDEDLPDEESFKSAYRAFLLRLRALHPRAHIVCTLGSMTDGRKEVVVGGETRSVHVGDWLTDLVSERRQRGDTRVHRHVMAVQNPDVDGIGEDWHPSAATHRKMATALSQFLQELLGP, encoded by the coding sequence ATGACGTTGGCCGCGTGCAGCGGCGCCCCCGCGGTGACGCCGCTCAGCTGGGTGACGGTTCCCGCGTCGGACGCGCGAGTGCAATACATCGGGCGGGCTCATGACTCTGGCCGGGGGGTGGTCCTCTCCCATCCGGGCTCGACGGTGCGCGCCCGCTTCTGGGGCGACGGCCTGCGCCTGCGGCTCGACGACGCGGGAGCCGGTGGCGAGGCGGGGACCAACTACTTCGACGTGTCGATCGATGGCGCCCCGCCGACGTTGCTCGAGGTGCGCGCGGGCCAGCCGCTCTACCCGCTGGCCTCCGAACTGCCCGTGGGGCTGCACACCGTGGAGCTGCTCAAGCGGACCGAGAGCCTGGTGGGGACGAGCGAGTTCGTGGCGCTGGAGGTCCACGGCGAGCTGCGGGAGCCACCCGCGCGTTCGCCCTTGCGGTTCGAGTTCATCGGGGACTCCATCACCTGCGCCTATGGAACGGGGCGCTCGTTCATCCCCCAGCCACCACCCTGGCGGGCCCCCACCTTCACGTCGAGGAACCAGGACCCTCGCCTGGGCTATGGCTGGCTCACGGCCCAGGCGTTCGGCGCCGAGCCGACCTTCGTCTGTTATTCGGGACATGGCATCTACCGGAACCTGGACCAGACGACGTCCGGCCTGCTGCCCGCCGTCTACGAGCTCGCGGTGCCGGACTCGCAGGCGCGCTGGGACTTCACGGGCCCCTCTCCCGACGTCATCGTCATCAACGCCGGCACCAACGACGCCTTCGCGGGCTCGGGCACGGACGAGGACCTGCCGGACGAGGAGTCCTTCAAGTCCGCCTATCGGGCGTTCCTCCTGCGGCTGCGCGCGCTCCACCCCCGAGCACACATCGTCTGCACGCTGGGCAGCATGACGGATGGCCGCAAGGAGGTCGTCGTGGGCGGGGAGACGCGGTCGGTCCACGTCGGCGACTGGCTCACCGACCTCGTGTCGGAGCGCCGGCAACGGGGCGACACCCGCGTCCATCGCCACGTGATGGCCGTCCAGAACCCCGACGTCGACGGCATCGGCGAGGACTGGCACCCCTCCGCCGCCACCCATCGGAAGATGGCCACGGCCCTGAGCCAGTTCCTCCAGGAACTCCTGGGACCCTGA
- a CDS encoding DoxX family protein, translating to MKPASLFPPPPPTLASVGLLSLRVVAGAAFMFHGWSKIQDPFHWMGPEAAVPGVLQALAALSEFGGGLAWILGALVPLASLGLFFTMAVAVHFHAVIRGDPFVGHTGSYEIALLYLVIAVAFLTAGPGRFSVDAWLRRKLAG from the coding sequence ATGAAGCCCGCATCCCTGTTTCCTCCACCTCCGCCGACCCTCGCGAGCGTGGGACTCCTGTCGCTGCGTGTCGTGGCCGGAGCCGCGTTCATGTTCCACGGCTGGTCGAAAATCCAGGACCCGTTCCACTGGATGGGACCCGAGGCCGCCGTGCCTGGGGTCCTCCAGGCGCTGGCCGCGCTCTCCGAGTTTGGTGGCGGGCTCGCGTGGATCCTCGGCGCGCTCGTCCCGCTGGCGTCCCTGGGCCTGTTCTTCACGATGGCCGTCGCGGTGCACTTCCACGCCGTGATTCGCGGGGACCCGTTCGTGGGACACACGGGCAGCTATGAGATTGCCCTGCTCTATCTCGTCATCGCCGTGGCGTTCCTCACGGCCGGGCCGGGCCGGTTCTCGGTGGATGCGTGGCTGCGGCGGAAGCTGGCAGGGTGA
- a CDS encoding S41 family peptidase, whose amino-acid sequence MRRSRRGTCAVLLLGLLCLSGSASASAPTPASSDALRAERRLRLVKLWGKVRFQHPWAFSKPAEWDAAFLSALPRVEAATSAEAYAAAVQGMLSALGDDATLVVPEEKPSTPQGPSPTPRPLKSWEKDVLVLDLRALHGEEGRARLGEALGSLDADLARARAVVLDLRSRGFSRYGLYWVPPELMPHLVEGELSVPGLRDVVHVGLRGQDGSNTPLYYTEFTLPADDVIIGTPGKKPALFVFLGDEDSVVTLPMLALRARGKALLVAEGAVDVSSVNQQTTIPLGEGYQALMSLNEPVIPFGVDLKLPARARLDGPDKGFGQALALATRPPKATPGPGYRPTVGWRPEPSYPEALYPSRELRLLAGAKLWAVVRGFFPYHHLMDKPWDDRLPELLTKLEAAKDAKEYALTLAEAAAWVQDGHAAMRGHPELQRFFGVGPPCWVTDIDGRAVVLKLFSPEAIPGLAVGDIIESVNGEPIEARARRFAPYVAGPTSGSIRDYLLRRAISGPEGTTSTLGVRGPKGPKEVKVTYRPPAFPDATKEPAFRVLDGNVGFVDAGALEAWQVPELFEKLQHTSAIVFDLRGYPRGSMWALGPYFDVKGSRPYALYERPLVGGSRVGTHKALDRVQPSDGPKYRGRVVALIDSRTISQAEHMGLMLESIADTVFVGSVTAGADGDVTYAMLPGGIRFYFTGQDVRHGDGRQLQRKGLEPQVKARPTIAGLQAGRDEVLERALQWLRESPAPRPTTRRE is encoded by the coding sequence ATGAGGCGTTCAAGGCGTGGGACGTGCGCGGTGTTGCTCCTGGGGCTCCTGTGTCTCTCGGGGAGCGCGTCCGCGAGCGCGCCCACTCCGGCCTCCTCCGACGCCCTCCGCGCGGAGCGTCGGCTGCGGCTGGTGAAGCTGTGGGGCAAGGTCCGCTTCCAGCATCCCTGGGCCTTCTCCAAGCCCGCCGAGTGGGACGCGGCCTTCCTCTCCGCGCTCCCCCGCGTGGAGGCGGCGACGAGCGCGGAGGCCTATGCCGCCGCCGTCCAGGGCATGCTCTCGGCGCTGGGGGATGACGCGACCCTGGTGGTGCCGGAGGAGAAGCCTTCCACGCCCCAGGGGCCGTCCCCCACTCCGCGCCCGCTCAAGAGCTGGGAGAAGGACGTCCTCGTGCTCGACCTGCGCGCTCTCCATGGCGAGGAGGGCCGCGCCCGGTTGGGAGAAGCGCTCGGCTCGCTCGACGCGGACCTCGCCAGGGCGAGAGCGGTGGTCCTGGACCTGCGCTCACGAGGGTTCAGCCGCTACGGCCTGTATTGGGTCCCTCCGGAGCTGATGCCCCACCTCGTCGAGGGCGAGCTGAGCGTGCCGGGCCTCCGGGACGTGGTCCACGTCGGGCTGCGGGGGCAGGACGGCTCGAACACGCCCCTCTACTACACCGAGTTCACGCTCCCCGCCGACGACGTCATCATCGGCACTCCCGGCAAGAAGCCGGCCCTGTTCGTCTTCCTCGGCGACGAGGACTCCGTGGTCACGCTCCCCATGCTGGCCCTGCGAGCGCGTGGGAAGGCGCTGCTGGTCGCGGAAGGGGCGGTCGACGTCTCCTCGGTGAACCAACAGACCACCATTCCGCTGGGCGAGGGCTACCAGGCGTTGATGAGCCTGAACGAGCCCGTCATTCCGTTCGGCGTCGACCTGAAGCTGCCCGCGAGAGCGCGCCTCGACGGACCGGACAAGGGGTTCGGTCAGGCGCTCGCGCTCGCGACCCGTCCGCCCAAGGCCACGCCGGGGCCAGGCTATCGCCCCACGGTCGGCTGGCGTCCGGAGCCCAGCTACCCCGAGGCGCTCTACCCCTCCCGTGAGCTTCGCCTGCTGGCGGGCGCCAAGCTGTGGGCGGTGGTCCGTGGCTTCTTCCCCTACCACCACCTGATGGACAAACCCTGGGACGACCGGCTGCCCGAGCTGCTCACGAAGCTGGAGGCCGCGAAGGACGCGAAGGAGTACGCGCTCACGCTGGCCGAGGCGGCCGCCTGGGTCCAGGACGGGCACGCCGCCATGCGGGGCCATCCCGAGCTCCAGCGCTTCTTCGGCGTCGGCCCACCCTGCTGGGTGACGGACATCGACGGAAGGGCCGTGGTGCTGAAGCTGTTCAGCCCGGAGGCCATCCCGGGTCTGGCGGTGGGCGACATCATCGAGAGCGTGAATGGAGAGCCCATCGAGGCGCGGGCGCGGCGCTTCGCCCCCTATGTCGCGGGCCCCACCTCCGGCAGCATCCGTGACTACCTCCTGCGCCGCGCGATCTCCGGCCCGGAGGGCACGACGTCCACGCTCGGCGTGCGCGGCCCCAAGGGCCCCAAGGAGGTGAAGGTCACGTACCGCCCACCCGCGTTTCCGGACGCGACGAAGGAGCCGGCCTTCCGGGTGCTGGACGGCAACGTCGGCTTCGTCGACGCCGGCGCGCTGGAGGCCTGGCAGGTCCCCGAGCTGTTCGAGAAGCTCCAGCACACCTCCGCCATCGTGTTCGACCTGCGCGGCTACCCTCGGGGCAGCATGTGGGCGCTCGGGCCCTACTTCGACGTGAAGGGCTCGCGCCCCTATGCCCTCTACGAGCGCCCCCTGGTGGGGGGCTCTCGCGTGGGCACCCACAAGGCCCTCGACAGGGTGCAGCCGAGCGATGGCCCCAAGTACCGGGGGCGCGTGGTGGCGCTCATCGACTCACGGACCATCAGCCAGGCGGAGCACATGGGGTTGATGCTGGAGAGCATCGCGGACACCGTCTTCGTGGGCAGCGTCACCGCCGGCGCCGACGGAGACGTCACCTACGCGATGCTGCCCGGCGGTATCCGCTTCTACTTCACCGGACAGGACGTCCGTCACGGCGACGGCCGGCAGCTCCAGCGCAAGGGACTGGAGCCCCAGGTGAAGGCGCGGCCGACCATCGCGGGGCTCCAGGCGGGACGCGACGAGGTGCTGGAGCGCGCCCTCCAGTGGCTTCGCGAGTCCCCCGCGCCCAGGCCCACCACCCGGAGGGAGTGA
- the gap gene encoding type I glyceraldehyde-3-phosphate dehydrogenase has product MTRRIAINGFGRIGRCIVRALFERGVSDIEVVAVNDLTSAETLAHLYNYDTVHGRAAQRATARDTGLDIAGRTLRVTAEKDPAQLPWKELGVDVVLECTGLFTDKAKASAHLGAGASKVIIGAPAKGQDATIVLGVNDADYDPARHTVISCGSCTTNCLAPVAKVLLDAFGLERGLMTTTHSYTNDQALLDVPHRKGDLRRARAAAQNIVPTSSGAARALSEVLPSLAGRFDGQSMRVPTMDVSLVDLTFESTRSLSRESIHAAMRRASEGPMRGILGYTEEPLVSSDYLGDPRSSIFDATLTQVVGERFAKVFAWYDNEWGFSNRMIDLARLVATRR; this is encoded by the coding sequence ATGACCCGTAGAATCGCCATCAACGGCTTCGGCCGCATCGGCCGGTGCATCGTGCGCGCCCTGTTCGAGCGAGGCGTCTCGGACATCGAGGTCGTCGCGGTGAACGACCTGACGAGCGCGGAGACGCTCGCCCATCTCTACAACTACGACACGGTGCACGGCCGCGCGGCCCAGCGGGCGACGGCGCGGGACACGGGCCTGGACATCGCCGGTAGGACCCTCCGGGTGACGGCGGAGAAGGACCCGGCCCAGCTGCCCTGGAAGGAGCTGGGCGTCGACGTCGTTCTGGAGTGCACCGGCCTGTTCACCGACAAGGCCAAGGCCAGCGCGCACCTGGGAGCGGGCGCCTCCAAGGTCATCATCGGCGCGCCGGCGAAGGGGCAGGACGCGACCATCGTCCTCGGGGTGAACGACGCGGACTACGACCCGGCCCGGCACACGGTCATCTCCTGTGGTTCGTGCACGACCAACTGCCTGGCGCCCGTCGCCAAGGTGCTCCTCGACGCCTTCGGGCTCGAGCGTGGCCTCATGACGACCACGCACTCGTACACCAACGACCAGGCGCTGCTCGACGTGCCCCACCGCAAGGGGGACCTGCGGCGGGCCCGGGCCGCCGCGCAGAACATCGTCCCCACGTCCTCGGGGGCCGCGCGGGCGTTGAGCGAGGTGCTCCCCTCACTCGCGGGCCGCTTCGACGGCCAATCGATGCGCGTCCCGACGATGGATGTCTCGCTCGTCGACCTCACCTTCGAGAGCACGCGGTCCCTCTCCCGCGAGTCCATCCACGCGGCGATGCGGCGGGCGAGCGAAGGCCCCATGCGCGGCATCCTCGGCTACACCGAGGAGCCCCTCGTCTCGAGCGACTACCTGGGGGACCCTCGCTCCTCCATCTTCGACGCCACGCTCACCCAGGTGGTGGGCGAGCGGTTCGCCAAGGTCTTCGCCTGGTACGACAACGAGTGGGGCTTCTCCAACCGGATGATCGACCTGGCGCGGCTCGTCGCCACGCGGCGCTGA
- a CDS encoding MarR family winged helix-turn-helix transcriptional regulator, with protein sequence MSEPRRRGRDPIEFIETFGALWRSLMSVSDETYAAEKLFSAQARFLRYIGRNPGTSQAQLARATDMAPTLAGRLLRTLIQRKLVLRGQSREDRREYVLGLSASGQRMRARVEEARSHFAARVVSVLDERDLQDFERIAKKLFDAFGGAPLPASRSPDE encoded by the coding sequence ATGTCGGAACCGCGCCGCCGGGGCCGTGACCCCATCGAGTTCATCGAGACGTTCGGAGCGCTCTGGCGCAGCCTGATGTCCGTGTCGGACGAGACATACGCCGCGGAGAAGCTCTTCAGCGCGCAGGCCCGCTTCCTCCGCTACATCGGACGCAACCCGGGAACCTCCCAGGCCCAGCTCGCGCGGGCGACGGACATGGCGCCGACGCTGGCCGGGCGGCTGCTGCGCACGCTCATCCAGCGAAAGCTGGTGCTGCGCGGACAGAGCAGGGAGGACCGGCGCGAGTACGTGCTCGGCCTGAGCGCCAGCGGCCAGCGCATGCGCGCGCGCGTGGAGGAGGCGCGGAGCCACTTCGCGGCGCGCGTCGTGTCCGTGCTCGATGAGCGCGACCTCCAGGATTTCGAGCGCATCGCGAAGAAGCTCTTCGACGCGTTCGGTGGTGCCCCTCTTCCCGCATCCAGGAGTCCTGACGAATGA
- a CDS encoding RibD family protein — protein sequence MTGVKRPYVVCHMIPSIDGRIVTTHWKLPPRVLAEYERTARTYGADAWMIGRVSMEPYAGKARVPRRASRSPIPRKDFVASHDADSYAIALDPSGKLTWRSGDIDGEHVITVLTESVSDDYLAFLQEKGVSYVFGGARRIDLRKVLRKLQALFGIRKLLLEGGGGINGSFLAADLIDELSVLLAPIADGSIGTPSLFDAKRGRGPARHLKLVGFEKRAGDLLWLRYRRGR from the coding sequence ATGACCGGAGTGAAGCGCCCCTACGTGGTCTGTCACATGATTCCGTCCATCGACGGGCGCATCGTCACCACGCACTGGAAGCTGCCGCCCCGCGTCCTGGCCGAGTACGAGCGCACGGCCCGGACGTACGGCGCGGACGCCTGGATGATTGGCCGCGTCTCGATGGAGCCCTATGCCGGCAAGGCGCGGGTGCCGCGGCGTGCGTCGCGGAGTCCGATTCCCAGGAAGGACTTCGTCGCCAGCCATGACGCGGACTCCTACGCCATCGCGCTCGACCCCTCCGGGAAGCTCACCTGGCGGTCGGGCGACATCGACGGGGAGCACGTCATCACCGTCCTCACCGAGTCGGTCTCCGACGACTACCTGGCCTTCCTCCAGGAGAAGGGCGTCTCCTATGTGTTCGGTGGCGCGCGGCGGATCGACCTGCGCAAGGTGCTGCGCAAGCTCCAGGCGCTGTTCGGCATCCGGAAGCTGCTGCTTGAGGGCGGAGGCGGCATCAATGGCTCCTTCCTGGCCGCGGACCTCATCGACGAGCTGAGCGTGTTGCTGGCGCCCATTGCGGATGGCTCCATCGGCACGCCCTCGCTGTTCGACGCGAAGCGGGGGAGGGGGCCCGCTCGTCACCTGAAGCTCGTCGGCTTCGAGAAGCGCGCGGGCGACCTGCTCTGGCTGCGCTACCGGCGCGGGCGCTGA
- a CDS encoding glycosyltransferase family 4 protein — protein MMSTSPPRIAFAIETTLGNAVFLQNLKRAMSRRTDITPVWLPIDEHADDMWEHLPLVRSRLSIRGGLRTRWALQQAVANEPLRAAVVHTQRMAHLAHDFMSRVPSVVSTDATPSGLEDYLRYYGLPSQHAGWVGRAKNALHRRTYKVARGLLSFSEYTKRSLVQEYGVPDARVHVVWPSVDTELWHPDEARKPRDGVVRLLFVGGDLGRKGGMLLLRWARETRVRGWRLDLVTSSGFEAPPGVHVHVGVKPNSPELISLAQAADLFVLPTMADMSSWAIAEAKAAGLAVVTTPTGGVGELVRDGVDGRIVPVGDYAALASTLDALVSTPDRLRAMGRESRRMAEEKMDLRTTCDRMLDFIRNVTGI, from the coding sequence ATGATGTCGACGTCACCCCCACGCATCGCGTTCGCCATCGAGACGACTCTCGGCAACGCCGTCTTCCTCCAGAACCTGAAGCGGGCCATGTCGCGTCGCACCGACATCACGCCGGTGTGGCTGCCCATCGATGAACACGCGGACGATATGTGGGAGCACCTCCCCTTGGTCCGTTCGCGGCTGTCCATCCGGGGCGGGCTGCGCACGCGCTGGGCGCTCCAGCAGGCGGTCGCGAACGAGCCGCTGCGCGCCGCCGTCGTCCATACCCAGCGGATGGCGCACCTGGCGCACGACTTCATGAGCCGTGTGCCGAGCGTCGTCTCCACGGACGCCACGCCCTCCGGACTGGAGGACTACCTGCGGTACTACGGCCTGCCGTCCCAGCACGCCGGCTGGGTGGGGCGCGCCAAGAACGCGCTGCACCGCCGCACGTACAAGGTGGCCCGGGGCCTCTTGTCCTTCTCGGAGTACACCAAGCGCTCGCTGGTGCAGGAGTACGGCGTCCCGGACGCGCGCGTCCACGTGGTCTGGCCGAGCGTGGACACCGAGCTGTGGCACCCGGACGAGGCGCGCAAGCCGAGGGATGGCGTGGTGCGGTTGCTCTTCGTCGGCGGCGACCTGGGGCGCAAGGGCGGCATGCTGCTGCTGCGCTGGGCCCGGGAGACGCGGGTGCGCGGCTGGCGGCTGGACCTGGTGACCTCCTCGGGCTTCGAGGCGCCCCCCGGTGTCCATGTCCACGTGGGGGTGAAGCCCAACTCGCCGGAGCTGATCAGCCTCGCCCAGGCGGCGGACCTGTTCGTGCTGCCGACCATGGCGGACATGTCATCGTGGGCCATCGCCGAGGCGAAGGCCGCGGGCCTCGCCGTGGTGACGACCCCCACCGGAGGCGTGGGGGAGCTGGTGCGGGACGGCGTGGACGGGCGCATCGTCCCGGTGGGGGACTACGCGGCGCTCGCCAGCACGCTCGACGCCCTGGTGTCGACGCCCGACAGGCTGCGCGCCATGGGCCGCGAGTCCCGCCGCATGGCCGAGGAGAAGATGGACCTGCGCACGACGTGCGACCGGATGCTCGACTTCATCCGCAACGTGACGGGCATCTGA